In Pleuronectes platessa chromosome 4, fPlePla1.1, whole genome shotgun sequence, the following proteins share a genomic window:
- the LOC128438422 gene encoding outer dense fiber protein 2 encodes MRTRESPPPPPGHVHVAGNTPVHVHVRSSKPPQLVTLVRSTGNTGRQFYCTCKNRTKDYQKKGDGARHKVRSPWIPPGGPSSRKDLGLHSCQRSRAQLQSGHRCGGEEQEENTTPVPRTLSVLLREEEDVRHLKRQDSRSSHGETDELLRALVEAEIDGVTVANQLTALKETVDSLVKDKRLSKLNAASVGRQQELLLEKLQMFDYTNQSLRELLREWTQNQRDSLAWSEQKDALKKRMADSEAENIRLLAQLSNTEKEASRLALHLDLEKDNLKTTEEQWRILESTRNNMESQMNTAEAGTARMSAQIQGPHWEPFSWSTPAPLPCAGQRMQENQEPKQEVLQTQRQRREEDHEETQWRRDQKAPVTQQAPREMEGRLQEKETQLVQALATSSDWCLRHSKEAAAKKQLEEEVSVLKLHVNELDYRLHSAEDRTRQEREKSQEQLHHLMDENASTKLENQRLQAEFTTFEEKLRGFQTEAHQLKTSIKKYEDLVEKYKKKVQQARLESEEYCLKLEMMQKEMQEVKVSLEREKEQVRRELLGRLRELEALPDRLSRTEQQLRDAQQEVDAHERRTMENSSALSEVRHQVKQQHAQLEMFQQENLRLQEKNDILKETIHRIERSLEDTREEHKEMSEALTSKEAGVQRVQQQLEEKMQECSSLTRQLQQALDAAERQVDNNMQKVLAKERVSQSKTLDLVDQLSHAKTELSQHQRSKEQMERQFQSQLQSMKDRLEQSDSTNCSLQNYVQFLKTSYRNVFGDGLLTD; translated from the exons ATGAGAACCAGGGAGTCCCCCCCACCGCCTCCGGGTCATGTCCACGTAGCGGGGAACACACCTGTGCACGTGCATGTGAGGAGCAGCAAACCCCCGCAGCTGGTTACACTGGTTCGTTCAACTGGGAACACAGGCCGACAGTTTTACTGCACGTGTAAA AACAGGACAAAAGATTATCAGAAGAAGGGAGATGGAGCGAGGCATAAGGTTCGATCTCCGTGGATTCCTCCAGGAGGACCGTCCTCCCGTAAAGACCTGGGCTTACACTCCTGCCAG AGAAGCCGAGCGCAGCTTCAGTCCGGACATCGGTGTggtggagaggagcaggaggagaacacgACACCAGTTCCCAGAACCCTCAGCGTCCTGCTCCGAGAGGAAGAAGACGTCCGTCATCTGAAGAG ACAGGATTCAAGGAGCTCACATGGAGAGACGGACGAGCTCCTGAGGGCCTTAGTAGAAGCAGAAATCGACGGCGTAACAGTAGCCAATCAGCTCACTGCCCTGAAGGAGACTGTCGACAGCCTCGTTAAG GACAAGCGGCTGTCGAAGCTGAACGCAGCCTCAGTGGGGCGAcagcaggagctgctgctggagaagttACAGATGTTCGACTACACGAACCAGAGCCTCCGGGAGCTCCTCAGAGAGTGGACCCAGAACCAG AGAGATTCACTGGCTTGGTCCGAACAGAAAGACGCCTTGAAGAAGAGAATGGCCGACAGTGAAGCTGAGAACATT CGACTTTTGGCCCAACTCAGCAACACGGAGAAAGAGGCGTCCAGGCTCGCTCTGCACTTGGACTTAGAAAAG GACAACCTGAAGACGACGGAAGAGCAGTGGAGAATCCTGGAGTCAACACGCAACAACATGGAGTCTCAGATGAACACAGCTGAGGCTGGAACGGCTCGAATGTCTGCTCAGATTCAG GGACCGCATTGGGAACCGTTTTCTTGGAGTACGCCAGCACCGCTTCCCTGTGCGGGTCAGAGGATGCAGGAGAACCAGGAGCCGAAGCAGGAGGTGCTACAGACTCAGAGGCAGCGCAGGGAGGAGGACCACGAGGAGACGCAGTGGAGGCGAGACCAGAAAGCTCCGGTGACCCAGCAGGCCCCCAGGGAGATGGAAGGAAGACTTCAGGAGAAG GAAACCCAGTTGGTTCAAGCTCTGGCCACATCCAGTGACTGGTGCCTGAGACATTCTAAAGAGGCGGCTGCTaagaagcagctggaggaggaagtgtcTGTTCTCAAACT CCACGTGAACGAGCTGGATTACCGTCTTCACTCAGCAGAGGACCGGACCcggcaggagagggagaagtcCCAGGAACAGCTTCATCACCTCATGGATGAAAACGCCTCCACCAAGCTGGAGAACCAGAGACTCCAG GCTGAGTTTACAACATTCGAGGAGAAACTCCGGGGATTTCAGACTGAAGCTCATCAGCTGAAGACATCCATCAAAAAGTATGAAGACCTGGTTGAGAAATACAAGAAGAAG gtccAGCAGGCTCGTCTGGAGTCGGAGGAGTACTGCCTGAAGCTGGAGATGATGCAGAAGGAAATGCAGGAGGTGAAGGTGAGcctggagagggagaaggagcaggtgaggagggagCTGCTGGGCCGACTCCGCGAGCTGGAGGCGCTGCCCGACAGACTGAGCCGGACCGAGCAGCAGCTCCGAGACGCCCAGCAGGAGGTCGACGCCCACGAGCGGAGGACGATGGAGAACAGCTCGGCCCTGTCTGAAGTCAGGCACCAG GTGAAGCAACAACACGCTCAGCTGGAGATGTTTCAGCAGGAGAACCTGCGGCTTCAGGAGAAAAACGACATCCTCAAAGAAACCATCCACCGCATAGAAAG GAGCCTGGAGGACACGAGGGAAGAACACAAAGAGATGTCTGAGGCTCTCACCTCAAAAGAAGCCGGAGTCCAACGcgttcagcagcagctggaggagaagatgcagGAGTGCAGCTCTCTGACCAGACAGCTGCAACAAGCTCTGGACgctgcagagagacag GTTGACAACAACATGCAGAAGGTTTTGGCCAAAGAGAGAGTGTCCCAGTCTAAAACCCTGGACCTGGTGGACCAGCTAAGTCATGCTAAAACAGAGCTGAGTCAGCACCAGCGCAGCAAGGAGCAG ATGGAGCGTCAGTTCCAGAGTCAGCTGCAGAGCATGAAGGACAGACTGGAGCAGTCGGACTCCACAAACTGCAGTCTGCAGAACTACGTCCAGTTCCTGAAGACCTCGTACAGAAACGTGTTCGGAGACGGTCTGCTCACAGACTGA